A window of the Chitinophagaceae bacterium genome harbors these coding sequences:
- a CDS encoding 2-oxoglutarate dehydrogenase E1 component, which yields MDNFSFISNAHPSYLESMYRDYKKDPNTIDQEWRLFFEGFDFALKNYDTKSNGQVSLDEVKVWSLIQAYRKKGHLLSKTNPIRERKDRNAELDIKYFGLDEKDLDKEFVIGKKLGLQNPTLRNIVDHLQKAYCRSIGIEFTHINDEAIQDYFIEKMENKYFSIQFSLEKKKRIFQKLNETVAFEKFLHTKYIGQKRFSLEGGETTIPALDAIINHSADLGTEEVVIGMAHRGRLNILANLLGKTYGHIFNEFEGNVMPDLTMGDGDVKYHLGFSSEIETPSGKTVNLKLAPNPSHLEAVNPVVIGYCRAKMDLLYNYDTNKALPILIHGDAALPGQGVVYEVAQMSQLKGYKVGGTIHFVINNQIGFTTDFDDARSSVYSTSVANTIDAPTLHVNGDDVEAVIFAVEMAAEFRNKFKRDIFIDMVCYRKHGHNESDDPKFTQPSLYNIIEKHNNPREIYSKKLIDSGSMQAELANEMNEDFWKMLQERLDMVKQKPLPYHYQEPEKAWKTLRKSKPLDFEKSPSTSIDKRVYDLIFNKIFETPKDFTPLRKIKRLNDQKKKLLENNQLDWALAEWLAYGSLLLEGHHVRMSGQDVKRGTFSHRNAILYDEKSSEEFNRLNDLSKGQGKFRIYNSLLSEFGVLGFEYGYSLASPEGLTIWEAQFGDFSNGAQTIIDQFIVSAESKWQRMSGLVMLLPHGYEGQGPEHSSARLERFLQLSAEFNICVLNCTTPANFFHAIRRQLSWPFRKPLVVMSPKSLLRHPECISPVEDFLEGSFKEIYDDAAASKKPASVKRVLLCSGKIYYELKKKKAETKRNDIAVVRIEQLYPLPFKQLDAIVKKYKNAEFFWIQEEPANMGGWVYLLSCYNTVQLKLIARKSSASPATGYAKIHQEEQDDILNKAFN from the coding sequence ATGGACAATTTTTCATTTATTTCAAATGCGCATCCCTCATACCTGGAATCAATGTACCGGGATTATAAAAAAGACCCTAATACTATTGATCAGGAATGGAGGCTTTTCTTTGAAGGCTTCGATTTTGCCTTAAAGAACTATGATACTAAAAGTAATGGTCAGGTTTCGCTCGATGAGGTAAAAGTTTGGAGCCTTATTCAAGCTTATCGTAAAAAAGGGCACTTGTTGTCTAAAACAAATCCTATACGCGAAAGAAAAGACAGAAATGCTGAATTGGATATTAAGTATTTCGGCTTAGACGAAAAAGATTTAGACAAAGAATTCGTCATAGGCAAAAAGCTGGGGCTGCAAAATCCTACTTTAAGAAATATAGTTGATCACCTTCAAAAAGCGTATTGCCGTTCCATAGGAATTGAATTTACGCATATTAATGATGAAGCCATTCAGGATTACTTCATCGAGAAAATGGAAAATAAATACTTTTCCATTCAGTTTTCGCTGGAAAAGAAAAAAAGAATCTTTCAGAAGTTGAATGAAACAGTTGCTTTTGAAAAGTTTTTACATACAAAATATATAGGTCAGAAACGTTTTTCACTTGAAGGCGGAGAAACCACTATCCCGGCTTTAGATGCGATTATAAACCACAGTGCCGATTTAGGTACCGAAGAGGTTGTAATAGGGATGGCACACAGAGGTCGTTTGAATATTTTGGCAAATTTACTGGGCAAGACCTACGGTCATATTTTCAATGAGTTTGAAGGAAATGTCATGCCGGACTTAACAATGGGTGACGGAGATGTGAAATACCATCTTGGATTTTCTTCTGAAATTGAAACACCTTCCGGTAAAACAGTAAATCTGAAACTGGCACCTAATCCTTCTCATCTGGAAGCAGTAAATCCGGTAGTGATTGGTTACTGCCGGGCCAAAATGGATCTTTTATATAATTATGATACCAATAAAGCGCTGCCCATTTTAATTCACGGAGATGCTGCTTTGCCCGGGCAAGGGGTTGTTTATGAAGTTGCCCAGATGTCTCAGTTAAAAGGTTATAAAGTAGGTGGAACCATACATTTTGTGATAAATAATCAGATTGGTTTTACCACCGATTTTGATGATGCACGATCATCTGTGTATTCAACAAGTGTTGCTAACACTATAGATGCACCAACCTTACACGTGAATGGAGATGATGTTGAAGCGGTGATTTTTGCCGTTGAAATGGCAGCCGAATTTAGAAATAAATTTAAGAGAGATATTTTTATTGATATGGTTTGCTACAGAAAACATGGTCATAATGAATCGGATGACCCTAAGTTTACGCAACCTTCTTTGTATAATATCATTGAAAAACATAACAATCCAAGAGAGATTTATTCTAAAAAGCTGATTGATAGCGGCTCTATGCAGGCTGAATTAGCGAATGAAATGAACGAGGATTTTTGGAAAATGCTTCAGGAGCGTTTAGATATGGTCAAACAAAAACCATTGCCTTATCATTATCAGGAACCGGAAAAAGCCTGGAAAACTCTGAGAAAATCTAAGCCCTTAGATTTTGAAAAATCACCTTCTACCTCTATAGATAAAAGGGTTTATGATTTGATTTTTAATAAAATATTTGAAACTCCAAAGGACTTTACTCCGCTTCGAAAGATTAAGCGCCTGAATGATCAAAAAAAGAAATTACTGGAAAATAATCAGCTCGACTGGGCACTTGCAGAATGGTTAGCTTACGGATCCTTATTGTTGGAGGGGCATCATGTTCGCATGAGTGGACAAGATGTTAAAAGAGGCACTTTCTCTCACAGGAATGCCATACTCTATGATGAGAAAAGTAGTGAAGAGTTTAACAGGTTAAACGATTTATCAAAGGGTCAGGGAAAATTCAGAATTTACAACTCATTGCTTTCAGAATTTGGAGTACTTGGGTTTGAATATGGTTACTCACTGGCATCTCCGGAAGGTTTAACAATTTGGGAAGCTCAGTTCGGAGACTTTTCTAATGGGGCGCAAACCATTATTGATCAGTTTATAGTTTCTGCTGAAAGCAAATGGCAACGAATGAGTGGATTAGTTATGTTGCTGCCTCACGGTTATGAAGGTCAAGGCCCGGAACATTCATCGGCAAGATTGGAGCGCTTTTTACAACTGAGTGCCGAATTTAATATATGTGTATTAAATTGTACCACGCCGGCTAACTTTTTTCATGCAATCAGAAGACAATTAAGTTGGCCATTCAGAAAGCCTCTGGTGGTAATGTCACCTAAATCTTTGTTAAGACATCCGGAATGTATTTCGCCTGTTGAAGATTTTCTGGAAGGTTCATTCAAAGAAATTTATGACGATGCTGCAGCCTCAAAAAAGCCAGCTTCTGTAAAGCGTGTTTTGCTTTGCAGTGGTAAAATCTATTATGAATTAAAGAAGAAAAAAGCGGAAACAAAAAGAAATGACATTGCAGTTGTAAGAATAGAACAACTTTATCCATTGCCATTTAAGCAGTTGGATGCAATCGTTAAAAAGTATAAGAATGCCGAATTTTTCTGGATACAGGAAGAGCCGGCAAATATGGGTGGCTGGGTATATTTGTTGAGTTGTTACAATACTGTTCAGCTGAAGCTAATCGCGAGAAAATCAAGCGCTTCACCGGCTACCGGATATGCAAAAATACATCAGGAAGAACAAGACGATATTTTAAATAAAGCTTTTAACTAA
- the rpsT gene encoding 30S ribosomal protein S20: protein MAHHKSAKKRIRQIQKRRLHNRYYKKTTSNMMRRLDAAEADEAKEKLPLTISMIDKLAKIGVFHKNKAANIKSKLTKRVNAKIAAK, encoded by the coding sequence ATGGCACATCACAAGTCGGCAAAGAAAAGAATCAGACAAATACAGAAGAGAAGACTTCATAACAGGTATTACAAGAAGACAACCAGTAACATGATGCGTCGTCTTGACGCCGCAGAAGCTGATGAAGCAAAAGAAAAATTGCCTTTAACTATCTCTATGATAGATAAGTTGGCGAAGATTGGTGTATTCCATAAAAACAAAGCTGCAAACATTAAATCGAAATTAACGAAAAGAGTGAATGCTAAAATAGCGGCAAAGTAA